The DNA region CTCTCCGACTACGGGGTGCAGCTCATGGAAAAGCAGAAAGTGAGAAAGCCCTACGGTCTCGTCGAGAGGCAGTTCAGGAAATATTTCCACGAAGCGGAGAGGCGCAAGGGGGTAACCGGTGAGGTATTATTGCAGCTTCTCGAATGTCGCCTTGATAATGTGGCTCACAGAATGGGATTCGCAGCCAACAGGAGGCAGGCGAGGCAGTTCATAACCCACGGGCACTTCCTCGTTAACGGCAGACCGGTGAACATCCCCTCCTATATTGTGAAAGCCCAGGACACCATAGAAATCAGGGAGTCAAGCAGGTCTATCCCTTTCATTCAGGAGAGCCTCGAGAAGGTCGGCCACCGCGGAATTCCGGCCTGGATCGAGATGGACTTTGCCAATTTCAGAGGTAAGGTTCTCCACGTCCCGTTGAGGGAAGAGATACAGCTTCCTGTAAAAGAGCAGCTCA from Thermodesulfovibrionales bacterium includes:
- the rpsD gene encoding 30S ribosomal protein S4; translated protein: MSRYIGPVCRMCRRAGEKLYFKGDRCYTEKCGVERRKYPPGQHGQGRAKLSDYGVQLMEKQKVRKPYGLVERQFRKYFHEAERRKGVTGEVLLQLLECRLDNVAHRMGFAANRRQARQFITHGHFLVNGRPVNIPSYIVKAQDTIEIRESSRSIPFIQESLEKVGHRGIPAWIEMDFANFRGKVLHVPLREEIQLPVKEQLIVELYSK